The Helianthus annuus cultivar XRQ/B chromosome 15, HanXRQr2.0-SUNRISE, whole genome shotgun sequence genomic sequence cggttacggcccaaaggcccactcgcaaccgagtgacccactcgcaaccgcccggttgcgagtcatggtctcgggtcgtggtttcggctctcatatttacatatataatacatacatacgtcacatatcaagtaaaaatcacgttttcatttactaatatatatatatacacaaaatattacaaggtgatcgttcggaaaaacctcgagtgtcacagaGATTGAGGAAATAAATAGTTTTGCAAAGTGGCTTTTGGACATAAGAGAGGGAAATGTTGGTGGTCCTAATGATGGAGAAGCAACAATTGAAGTGCCATCTAATCTTATAATCAATGATACTTCCGACCCCATTTCCAGCCTGATCGAATTTGTTTATCCTTCAATTCTCGATAACTTTAATAGTCCTAATTATTTTAGTGATAGGGCTATACTTGCGCCGAAGAACGAGGTTGTCAACGAGATTAACGATAGGCTGTTAGCGTTGTTTCCCGGTGAAGAAAGAGAGTATCTAAGCTCTGACCGTCTTTGTGCAACTGAAAATGTAAGTTCAATACAAGAAAGATTATACACACCGGATGTTCTCAATGGTCTTAAGGTTTCAGGCTTACCGAATCATCGGTTAGTGCTAAAAGTTGGTGTCCCAGTCATGTTGTTACGTAACATTGATCAAAAAAATGGTTTGTGCAATGGAACAAGGTTGAAGGTTACAAAGTTGTATAACCGTTTAATAGAGGCTGAAATAATATCTGGAGCTAACATTGGTACTCGAACCTATATTCCCAGAATTACTTTAGTACCTTCAGACAAGAAGATTCCCTTTTCATTTCAAAGAAGGCAATTTCCGGTTGTTGTTTGCTTTGCTATGACTATCAATAAAAGCCAAGGTCAATCACTTTCTAGAGTTGGTCTGTACCTAAGACAACCGGTTTTCACCCACGGTCAGTTGTATGTCGCGTTATCGAGAGTTAGAACAAGAGACGGTGTTAAAATGCTAATACTGGACAAAGATGGAAAGCctacaaataaaacaactaaTGTTGTGTATAAAGAAATATTCAACGACTTATGATTTTTCATTATTACTTAATATGTATAATTTCAACATGAATATTTACTgaatgttaatttttttaataaacgatTTGAAAATAATAACATTTTTTTGGCATTTGTTGTCTTATTACTCCTGTTATTTGCAttaattttaatttttgtttatatatacacatatataaatatatatcgtGAAAACCTTATTTCTGGTTTAGTCTTTCATAACTTCATGTTCTTTAGTATTTTGAAATCCATTTAAAAAAACCACCCTTACAGTTCCCTGTTTCCTTATTTTTCTTCCAAAAATTATCATTGCATCTCTCCAATCTATACATAATCACATCAGTCATTCCAAAATTACGAAGATCGGTGTTTTAATATAATTTATAATGATGAATTTTTGGGGATTTTCATACCGTCATTCTTCCTTAAACTCTAAACGGTTTATCTATCTACCATCGCCTTCATCATCTTCGCAATTTAGTTCGTCGTTTTTGCCTCCGGTAAGTTTATTACAGGTTCGATTCTATATTTTGTGAAGCTCTGATTCTTGATTTAGTAACTGATTTAAAGTTATTTACGGTTTATTTTATAAACCCTAATCTTTTTGCATCTTAATTTTTTAGGTCATAATGTTTATTGTAACTTTCTATTCATTTAATGTTGTTGTTTTAGTCATTATCTTTAACAGATTGCTTTCATTATGTTTGGATTTATATTCATATACCCGAAATCTTCGGCAAGTAACTTTTGTTGATATGCACATCTTTAGTGTTATTTTTGTTTAAGTTGTTCTATTTTGATGATAACCAACTATTCTGTgtgatttttttaagtttttttttctattGAATGAATTAATTTTTGTCtgattgaacaataattgaaCCATACCATGTATCTTTGTATTTCTCATCACCTTCTGTTATTAAAGTTTTGTTTCATGATGTTTTTTTTCCAATTTAGGTTAATATACTGGTATACTCTgtattttgttgtttttattgaCTTTTATTACATGCCCTTGCTACCACTTAAGTCTTTTAAGATTGATCAGTGCATATGTTAAAAGTATATTTGACGATTACTTGAcgtttttaacattttattaaATCAGTTAATGTTATGTCTATTATATTAAAGTAACTTTTACTATACAAAAGAGGCATGAATGCATTTATAAATCTCCAATTTTACCAATAATGTTAATCATACTGCCTTAATATCATTTGTTTGGCTTTCTAATTTACTTTTCGATGGATTTATAACTGTAATCTAGATATATGAATGTTCTTTATAAATATCTTTACAGATATGGAACGTGGTTTTTATGTTTACATCGAGGACAGAAAATTGGAAGAACAGGTTATACGTTTGTTCATAACgtgttatatattattatattgttAAGTAACAATCTAAGTTTTATGGAACCGTTTAAGTAGCATTATAtgttctttttattatttaatcacTTAAATGATTCTTGCAGCCTTTACCAGCTTGGTATAACAAGTTTAATGAATTAGATGGATATCCTGTTGGTAATGTTTTCTTAATAACTGATGATAAAGCAATATTTGATGTTAAAATCAAGGAGTCTACGGACGGTTATTGTTTGTCAAACGGTTGGTCAACTCTTATAAATGTTCTTGAAGTAGACATTGGAGACTATGTTGTATTTGAACTTATGGATGTACTGACGTTTAGAATAACTCATTTTAAGAGTTATCCACACCCGGATCATGGTTCAAAGTTCCACATTGTTATGAAATACCCTGAGAACCAAAATCTGGTatgttttaaacatatatttttattttaagtaAAGATTTACATTTTGTACTTATTCAATGTTTTATAATCAATTGCAGTGGGTACCGAGAGACTTCATGCAAGAGCATTTCAACGGTGATAATCTGTATGACGATTTTGTTATTGTTTTTGACAAAAACCACACGTGGACCGTTAGTATGAGTAGACTCTGGGATATGAACCATTTCTTTGTTGATTTTACTCAAGTTTCCAATGATCTATGTTTAGTATCTGGCGATGTTATTGTTTTTGAGTTGGTTGATCAATATGTCTTTAAAATTAAACTGTTCCGTACTAATGGTCTTCAGTCTCTTAGTCCCGACCTTGCCGTACCAGTGGTTGAATCCATTAAGCAGGAGGTCCTAAACTTTTATTTAGACCGTGGCTTTTATATTCTTATTGCGGACTCCTCAAAATCCGAACAGGTAATTGTTATTTAATTTATTGCTAATTTTTAATATGTCAAGCGTATTAGCATTAACTAATGTAATCCCTGTTTTTAATTTACAGTCTCTTCCTTTATGGTACAATAAGTTTGACAACTTGAAGGGCTATCCGATTGGTACTGTACTTATGACAAATCAAGAGGGCAATGAGTGGACTGTTTGTGTTAAATCTACTGCTAATGGTTATTGTTTCTCGAATGGTTGGTCTGCTATGGTTCGTGATGTTGGTCTAGAGGATAACGATGTTATTGTTTTGCATGTGGTTGATGATCACAAGCTAAAGTTCACTCATTTTAAGGCTGATGGTCTTTCCTGTGTTAAGAACAAGTTTTATGTAAAGATGTTATTTCCCGAGAACGCTAACTTGGTAAGTTATACTTTTGCTACTTAtgataaataaccaactcaattTTTTTATTGACCATTGCATTTATTGTGTATTCAGTGGTTGCCAAAGGAGTTTATGAACATGTATTTCAAAGCAGACACATTGGACGATAACTTTTCAATTCGTTTTGGTAGTACATACATGTGGACTATTAAAGTGAATAGGCTTTGGGGATCCGATTACTTCATTCATGATTTCTCACAAATCACCCAAGATCTTCATCTCATATCAGGTGATGTCATCTTTTTTGAGTTGGTTGCGAGACGCATTTTCAACATTATGCTTTTCCGTCCCAATGGAATACAATCTGTTTTTCCCGAGTTTGCAAATAGTGTTTGTGTTCAAGAAGAGGAAGACACGGAACAAATGGATGTTAGTGAAGATTGCATACTCGACACGGGAAATCAAGACACGGAAGATGAGTATGTAGACGTTGATCCTGTGCCCATCTTTATTGCCGATCCTGTCCTGGAAGCAGGCGTGGTTGACGTTCCACACATTCCGGCAGTTGTTGATGAAGGCAACGTATACGAACTAAGATGGTGTCTATCTTTTCGTTTTGTAAGTGTTTCATAGTTGAAATgctttattttttatattatgtAAACCTTtcagtgtttatatttttatttaaaattcttTATTTTTCCTTACTTTAATGCAGCGTATCCCAAAGGACTTTGCAGCAAATGTAGATTTCTCGGTCCTTGATGAGATGTTGCTTCAAACTGAAGACGGTTTTTCAATGACACTCGGGATCCGTCAGGAAACGGCACGTGGGATACCTCGGTATGCTTTCAGAGGATGGCGTAACTTCATGCTGCAAGCTGGGTTGGAAAATGGAGCTGAGTTTCTGCTTCGATATTTTAGGGATCAAAACATGTTGCAAATTCTTAATCCGGACCACTGAACGATGTGTTTATTGAAAGATGTCGTTAGAAGTAAACATATAATATCGTTACCAACGCTATCCTATATGTGGTAACAATTTTGGAACAATTATTAACTATGTTTTGTTTAGCAATGTTTAACCTGAAACGAACATTATGTTGATGTAGTTTTGGAACGTATTAAAGTGTCTCAAAACATTAGGTTTAACAAAGCACGATTTACGTTTTATAGTTTTAAATTggttgaatttttttattttgttaagccacccgcgaagctCGCGGGTTCTTAGGCTAGTTTCTATAATATAAGGAAATAATTGCATTTCTGTTATCATATTACATTATTCCATTAATAGTTATAACATATtagttataattataatataatagttATAATATAGTATGCGTGGGATTTATGTGAAATGTAAACAACAATCATAAACCTGGAATTAACAATAAACTAAATTCAAATAATGATTATTAACTATAACAAAATATCAAATTCTCCAAATTCAAACCATGTATTGTTTTAGACcacaccaataaaaacaaaataaaaaaaaaccacaaTCTCAAACCATGTCTTGTTTTAGACGACACCAATAAAAACGAATATTTAGAACACAACCAATAATGTAATGATAAGAAAACTTCCAAAACTATTTCTCGAGTTTAGGAATGATGAGTTTCATCTTCTCTGCACTATTGGCATCCTTAACCTCGCCAGATTTATGGACCTTTGTTGCAGACATATGAGAATCTTCCTCAACATCATAGACTTCAACCAAGTTTCGCTTCACGTCATCCTTAACTAACACGGAAGCAGGTGTATCAGTGACATCCAAAGCAATAGGTGAAATGGTGCTCGCCATGTTAGATACAAGAGTCGTGTTCTGGTTTCCTTTGACACCATAGTCCTAACAAAAGAAAAATTTAACAGGTTAGAAAGGCCTTGAATAGTTGAacatatatgaaataaaacaatgGATAAGAAAAGAATAATTCACACAATTACCTTAAAACCATCAGATGACTCGGACTGAAATTCTGAAGCACCGATATTCATAGAACAATTCTGAGAAGACtgcataatttaaaaaaataaaaaataaaaatagatatcTAGACTTCAGGATACTACAATGTTGAAAACGTAAAAGAAACAGGTCAAAAATTTTATATAACATACACTTATCTGGGAAGAAGATTGCTTGTCTTGAAGCTGAGATATAACGTTAGGATCCACAGTCAGCTTGAGTATACCATACTTATGGATGTTATATTTCAAGACATAGCTGGTAACGTCTATTTTAAAAGCAACAGTCCCGCCAACCAACGCATCTACTTCAGCAGGAATCTTCATAGCATCAGAACGCTGACAAAATATAATACTTatcaattataaaaaaaatatgaacATTTAAGTAAAGTTCAAAGAAAATCAAAATGCCTACTAAATGTAAACTTACAAATTCAGGGTTGGCATTAAGAATCTCTTCAACAGACTTTCCTACCAACTTCCTTGCTTCACGATCAAACAAAGTAAGTGTAACAGAGGCAGAAGGGTCTTGAACTCTAAGTTGAATCTTGTACCTAGTGAATATGGGTATGttcatattataaaataataaataatatatagtGAATGTAAAAAAAGGTTCGGAAGGTATATTCACTTACTTTGAGAGAAGAATTTATAGGTTTAAAAGCACAACGATCAGAGATACAGGTAAGAACCTCTTTTGTTACAGCTGAACCTAATTCCTGTGTGTCATCACTCAGATTAACAACTTTGTTGATCTTCTTGTTACATCTGTTGCAGCCCTCATAGAACCATCCTTCATCTTTGTAAACACCCATTATATTACCCAAAACAATGACCTTGCAAACCTGAATAAGTATATAATAACTTAATAATCTATACATCTAACTTGTAATGTAGAATTGAATATTAAGGAAAAAATATACCGTCATAAACGAAAATACATCACAAATATTGAAAAAATATTTGCTCTCCAAGAATTCCTCTTCAACAGACTTTCCCATGGAACCAAGGCTCGTGGATTCAGTAACTTCAACAGAATTTTCAATCAAACTgtttaagaaaaaaaatgaacATATATTGTAATAAAGTATAGGCTGATCAGAATATTCATAATATTAAAAGTTAAATAACGATAAGGTAAATAAGAAAGAATATATTGaatatttttattaaacatgTTTCTGAACTCATCGGCTTCAGGACAATCATGAATGCAAAAAAGACGACTAACCGTCTATGAATTGTTAACATACGCAACACCTAGAAAGAAAAAGTGGGatattaaaaagtaaaaaaaaaataatataatacaTTTGAATATAAACTTTAGAATCTTAGAATAATCATTTTAGAGGTTTACAccagaaaaaaaattaataaggAAAGAAAACAAACCATTCCACCACTTGACCTTCCCAAATTGCAATATAATGATTGCATGAACATTTTTCCCTTTGATAGTCTCAAAAAACGACAAAACTTGATCACAGTATTGATCCCACAGAGTAAGAAATAATGTCCTACGCCTGTTGTTTCAAAATAAAAGGGTAAAGAATAACTTTAGAATGTATACTTATATATTTATGTTAGcgtaataaaaatataattactATTATTTATAACAATCATATGTATACTGCATTCTAAGATAATTATTACGATGCTTACTCCAGATGTGAAATCTCTATGGTAACTTTAACAGATTGCTTCCCACTTCCTTTGTTAGTTACAGTCTCTTTTGGAAATGAGCGAGTAAAATAACCAATGACATCTACAACAATACAATATCGATCAATAAGATGTGGTTAGTCAgataaaaacaaaaaatttaatgaaagacaaaattatattttaaaaacataaaTTAATATACATACCGACTGTAGAGTTTGAAACAACATTACTGTTCAAGATGTCAGTAAAACTCATGAAATCAAAGCCGTAAGGGGATCCACCAATATCTTCACATTGAATAGCTTCGGTTGTACCCTGGAAACATAGCATGTTTTGATTGTCAATATACCTGTAACTAGAGTTATTAAAACCGATAGTTGAATTCCTGATAATTAAACATTACTTTTCCACTAATGATTGTTGAAATTGTCGTAACACTCGATTCAAGCATGTTGCTTCAATCTTTGTACCCTGTATAATGtatgaaaaaataataaaataaataataatcaaATAGTAGAATAGTATATTAAAGTACAATTTTGAATATatattgataaattgataaaaattaaataaacctCTTCATCAATCAGAATCATGTCTAATGAGTATAGTTGACTGGGATTCCGCCTTTCAGGGTGTTCCCAAACCCTGATCACCCTAACCTTGACAGAAAACTGCTCTTGAAATGCATCAACAGCTCTCAACATAGTGATGTTATGGTTCTCCATAATATCTATGACACGGACCAAAACATACTTCAATATATGCAAGATATTAAACAGAACAAAATGCAGAAACATTTTTAGATGGAAAACagagtttaaaaaaaattgtgttttcttGCAAAATCATAATATCATATATAAGAAAGTGCAAGAGTAAAACGTAACCTAACCAATGAGAAGATATGAATGACACAATGATGAAATGAATGGAGTTTTGAAACACTACTTATAGGAGCAATATGAAAAGGTATATAAGGAAAACATCAATTTATCTTCATAATCATAAtcaacatcaatcaatcaatatatcaatataatctataatctataataAAAAACGAATACAAAAAATTAATTAACCTTTTTTTAAGTAAAATTTTTTAGTTTGATTATTAATAAAGTTCGACAATTAAAtaaattgttattgttattacatataaataaatattaatttGCAGTTAATCAAAATTCATATCAATTAAATATTATTTCTAAAAATAAGTAAACATCATTTACGGTTATTATTATAATTACAGTTATTGTATCAATCAATTATCAAGCAATTACATATCAATATCAATAAATATTAAATTACAGTTATTCAACAATCAAATCAATTACATATTATTTCTAAAAATAAGTAAATCTATTTTAagttaaattatatattttaagGAATAGTATCAATCAATTATCAAGCATTATACCTATATAAATTATACTTACTTATACTTATATATGAATCAGTTTTCTGTTTaacattttaattttaattttgaaTATATAATTTCTGTAGACATAATATATAAGATAGAGAAGATAGATTTATATAAACAATATTACAATCTAAACTTTTATATTACAATCATAAATTACATTacaattataaataataaattttatattgaGAAGAATTGACAGTAACAAAAAAATAGGATCTGGATATcttaaaatattaatttattaatttatacATTATAAGTATGATTGTTAAATGTAGTTTTCAACTGGTAAGATAATAAAAGTTGTGGTAAATTTACAATTTTATTAATCTAAACTTTTTTCTATATGGTTTATTTTGATTTATCTATTTTAACATTTTAAATCAAATAACAcaaagaaaaatttaaaattttatttatgataTTACGCTAATTGGCGATGCGACAATGGGGAATACAACATTACTTAAAACATATATTAAACTTTTTACACTTGGAATATTTGTATTATATGTTGTCAGTATAGTCGTTGAAACAAAAGTTAAGATAATAAAAGTTGTGGTAAAATAAACTTCAAAACCATAATCATTGTTAAATATAATAACCATAActaattttatatttattatcATATCAAAACCAAACGACGAAAAGTAAATGTCGAAAAAGTACTAAGTACGCCTAATATGAGGAACAACCCTTTCAACAATCAAAAGCTGTTCAAGTtcatcaaaacaaaaataaaccgTGTCACCCACCTCAATGCCAGCGGTATTCATTAATCTTGACCAACTCCTTAAAGCATAACGATAACCTTTCTCTTTCATCTCTCGTCTAGTACCGTTAGGAAACTCTATTGGAGGACTAAGATGCATAAGTCTGATAGTGATACTTGTTAAACCCAAATGCAGTTTGGCCATTGCTGAAACAACATCAGACAGAATCTgtattgttttacaaaacataagtaataagaaaattaatattaaaatatttttGTATTATGTCAATAAAAAGTATATaatgtttatttaatatttattaattACTAAAAACATAATAACACTTACAAAATCTTCAGCAACCATACGAACAAAACGAATATAACGTCCAACTTCTTGTTCAGCAAAAGCAGGTGGATCATCTGAAATCGGATTACCATCTTTTACACAATCAACAGGTGCAACTTCAACCTGAAAACATTACATATAAAAATTATTAAATATATTAGATATAAATGTAGTAACatataattaatattatataaagAATCAGCGAAATGTATAGTTACCTCATCGATATTTACATCATCATAATTCATTTCAACGCCATTTTTACCAAATATTTTAACGTGGAAAGAATAACCAAatcattttgtaaaaaaaaaaaaataacaacccGGCTCCAATTGATATAGACTAACAATAACATCAATACCATTGGTAAAGCAAACTTTACCACCAACAGTTTCTATCTTAACATGAAACGTCTTGTCGCTTAAATGGATATTTGAAATTAAATCAGTAAGTGTATCATCATAGGACCTGGGCAGGATACACTCAGGTATTACCTGTAAGAATGATAAgaaaaacaaagtaaaaatatTAGACTTGTAAACTGTTCTAAAAAAGTAATGTATTAAGATAAATTAACAgaaatttaaaaataatcttaCAGTAAAATAAGAAGATCTAGATAAGTGAGATGTCCAGAAACAGGTAGGACTCACACCATTAACACAATATGTTACTTTGAATCTGGTAGCATCTAAAGGATTGAAGATTACGAAGCATCCTGTTTTAAGTCGTAAATGTGTAACGACATCTGACTAACCATTGAAACGGAAAAACTTTCCTTTTGCTTCACTTATGAAAACAACAAATGTTTGTCCTTCATCTGTTTCTATCAGAACATTAGTTGGACCTTTATCAACACCCCACATTTTAGCTGCAGCGTCAGATGGAATCGGCTAACAAAAACAacaattaaaaataaattataatcATATTATTGTACTTAATACAAAACAGaaaacacaaaataatacatAGAATTTCATGACATCaagaaaataaaatttataattcATGTTAGAGTTTATGAATTACCATAAGAAGTTCATCCGATCGATTCATAATTCTACAGAAAGAAGGCTCCCTGATACTGATTCAATTTCAAAAAAGAATAAATTAATAAACAATAACATGATAAGCATACTGTTCAAAACAATAAGATGAAATGGAAAAAAGATAtgataaaaaatataataaacaaaTCATAAATCATAAAGTttacataatttataaaaatttatagaaattctatatataataaacaaatattaaaacttaTAACCTACTGATACTAATAAATTACCTTGACGAACTTTCCATCATCTTCAAAACCTACAAACAACatgtaaaaaaaataacaaaaaaaccCTAATCAGATTATatattcaaaaattaaaaaataagaaCAAAAAAAACAAAGTCATGAAGTTGTTATAAACAAAAATATAGACCAAAAAATCGATACACTGAACAGTATATTAACAGAAATTGATATTCATTTAAAATATGAAGATTACTGATAATAATGATTATGAACTTCAACCATATATCTTCCTTTATTCAGTGATAAGAACAAAAAAATCAAGGATTCAAAGACGCCGTAATATATGACTAAAATACATACCGTGATTGTTCGAATAATCAGTATATTGATACCTGAAAAGAACgatacaaaacaaaaaaaaaattaagatttCGATTATCTTCCTTTATTCAGTGATAAGAACAAAAAAATCAACAATTCAAAGACGCCGTAAGAGAGGATTAACATACATACCGTGATTGTTCGAATAATCAGAATATTCGTACCTGAAAATAACgatacaaaacaaaaaaaaaaccctaagatTTCGATTATTCAGTGATAAGAACAAAGAAATTAAAGATTCAAAGATGCAGTAAGAGAAAAGTAAAATACATACCGTGGATCTTGGAATAAGAAACCTAAGATCTTCGATTATTCTTCAATCTGCTGCTGAAAAAGAAGATTATTGAAGGAAAAAACCCTAAGAATTCGAAAGAGTATGAGAGAAGAATAATAGATTGAAGAATTGATCGGATATTGCTTTATATATGAAACGACAAATCAGGACCCGGATACACAATATGGATCCCGTTTCGGGTTTCACATCAGGGAAAGTAGAGGATTAGAAAATGGCGGGAAAATGAGGTATGGAGGCCCTAGTAGGTGGACATGTGTCCCCTAGGTATGGCTTTTATTAGATTTAAAAGACTTATTTATGTGTCGTATTTTAACAAAATGGGTTATGTGTTATATTTTGTGATTTAAGAAATGTTGatgcacttatgtctgtactttgtctgttttcggtcatgatgtaaaacgatgtctttattagtctgtaagttgaccaagtcaaccgtcctcctggtttgacttggacaaacagttaGAATTATGGTTGT encodes the following:
- the LOC118487463 gene encoding uncharacterized protein LOC118487463, translating into MNYDDVNIDEVEVAPVDCVKDGNPISDDPPAFAEQEVGRYIRFVRMVAEDFILSDVVSAMAKLHLGLTSITIRLMHLSPPIEFPNGTRREMKEKGYRYALRSWSRLMNTAGIEYVLVRVIDIMENHNITMLRAVDAFQEQFSVKVRVIRVWEHPERRNPSQLYSLDMILIDEEGTKIEATCLNRVLRQFQQSLVEKYIDNQNMLCFQGTTEAIQCEDIGGSPYGFDFMSFTDILNSNVVSNSTVDVIGYFTRSFPKETVTNKGSGKQSVKVTIEISHLERRTLFLTLWDQYCDQVLSFFETIKGKNVHAIIILQFGKVLRMLTIHRRLIENSVEVTESTSLGSMGKSVEEEFLESKYFFNICDVFSFMTVCKVIVLGNIMGVYKDEGWYKIQLRVQDPSASVTLTLFDREARKLVGKSVEEILNANPEFRSDAMKIPAEVDALVGGTVAFKIDVTSYVLKYNIHKYGILKLTVDPNVISQLQDKQSSSQISSSQNCSMNIGASEFQSESSDGFKDYGVKGNQNTTLVSNMASTISPIALDVTDTPASVLVKDDVKRNLVEVYDVEEDSHMSATKVHKSGEVKDANSAEKMKLIIPKLEK